One Candidatus Nitrososphaera evergladensis SR1 genomic window, CAAAAAGAAGAGACTAATAGTCTGCCTTACGGGGATGCCGGGTGCCGGCAAGTCCACCGTGGCGTCGTACCTGAAGGAAAAAGGATTTTCCGTGATAACCATGGGCGACGCGGTACGTGAGGAGGCCAAGAGGCAGAAGCTAGAGCCTACAGATGCAAACCTAGGCAGCATGATGCTGAAACTGAGAAAGGAACTCGGCCAGGGCGCAGTCGCGCACCTGATACTGAAAAAGCTTGAAAGGGACGGCAACAAGAACAACCTTGTAATAGACGGCATACGGAGCATCCCCGAAGTCGAGGTATTGAAAAAAGTAGGTGAGGTCAGGCTGCTTGCGATACACGCGTCTCAGGATACGCGCTTTAAGCATTTGACGGAGAGGGGCAGGTCGGACGCGCCCACAAACCAGGACGAGTTTGCAGGAAGGGACAAGCGCGAGCTGTCGGTTGGAATAAGCGAGGCAATAGCGCTTGCCGACGAGACGCTTTCAAACAACGAAATAACAATAGACCAGCTGAAGGAAAAAGCGTATGCAATAGTGAAAGGATGGCTTGCAGAGGCGGCTGCTGAGGCAAGATGAGAAAGCCCCGCGTGTCGTCGCCCATCGAGGTAAAGGTTGAGGCGGTCGTGAACCCGTCTGAGGACCCGCAGAAGGTCATCGGCGCCATCGAAAACGTCATTGAAAGGTGCTCGCCAGAGTTCCGCTACGGCAGCCGCGTAATCGGCAGGGCGGCAGGAAGCGAGCCGTTATCCACCATATACGAGCAGGTACGCTCTAGGTCTGCAATGGGCGTGCTGAGGAGGATGCTCCTTGACAACCGCGCGGGCACCAGCACGTGGTTTTTGCTCAACAAGCAGGCGGCAAGTGCGGGAATAGCGGCGGTAATCGAGGACGAGCAGGAATCGCCCCTTGGGCCCATCCGCGTCACGATAAACTGCGAGGAGCTTGACGCCTTGACCGACTGGCTGGTCCCCGAGAGCGGGTAGTGGAAAAACTCTTTTACCCCACCCCCGTACCCGCCCTTATGGAAGCATACTGCGTGAAGTGCAAAGCCAAGCGCGAAATGAAGGACCCAAAAAAGATTACCATGAAGAACGGCAAGCCGGCCACACAGGGCATCTGTCCCAAGTGCGGCACCAAGATG contains:
- a CDS encoding DUF5679 domain-containing protein, with protein sequence MEAYCVKCKAKREMKDPKKITMKNGKPATQGICPKCGTKMFKIGG
- a CDS encoding nucleoside monophosphate kinase, whose translation is MPDKKKRLIVCLTGMPGAGKSTVASYLKEKGFSVITMGDAVREEAKRQKLEPTDANLGSMMLKLRKELGQGAVAHLILKKLERDGNKNNLVIDGIRSIPEVEVLKKVGEVRLLAIHASQDTRFKHLTERGRSDAPTNQDEFAGRDKRELSVGISEAIALADETLSNNEITIDQLKEKAYAIVKGWLAEAAAEAR
- a CDS encoding RNA-binding domain-containing protein; translated protein: MRKPRVSSPIEVKVEAVVNPSEDPQKVIGAIENVIERCSPEFRYGSRVIGRAAGSEPLSTIYEQVRSRSAMGVLRRMLLDNRAGTSTWFLLNKQAASAGIAAVIEDEQESPLGPIRVTINCEELDALTDWLVPESG